From Streptomyces sp. GSL17-111, one genomic window encodes:
- a CDS encoding SWIM zinc finger family protein: MTGHQVRWSAEQVLTLAPDAASRRAGSRLAAPGPWSGTGTGQDAVWGLCAGSGARPYRTAVDLTGPASTCSCPSRRFPCKHALGLLLRWTEGPGPVPSGEPPDWAAGWLAKRRKRAAGGGSGPADPEAARRRAERRARRVATGARELEHRLTDLLEGGLADADQAGYASWDEMAARMVDAQAPGLAARVRELAGVPASGPGWPGRLLAECALLHLLCRAALGLDGLPAPLAATVRARLGLTTEAAALLADRAAVTEDDWLVLGRWDGEEGRLAVRRFWLLGRGSGRLALLLSFGAAGRAPELQLPVGRVLTAGLAFHPAGVPLRAVLGERRGEPAPGGVPAGVGVAAALAAYGTRLADDPWLEAWPVVLAGVVPVPGSDDASWRLADHDGEAALPLTPTGRPGLWRLVAVSGGGPVTVFGECGPRGFTPHTVWSEGEAIPL; this comes from the coding sequence ATGACGGGACACCAGGTGCGCTGGAGCGCGGAGCAGGTGCTGACGCTGGCTCCCGACGCGGCGTCACGCCGGGCCGGGAGCAGGCTCGCGGCGCCCGGCCCGTGGTCGGGCACCGGCACCGGGCAGGACGCCGTGTGGGGGCTGTGCGCGGGCAGTGGCGCGCGGCCCTACCGGACGGCGGTCGACCTCACCGGGCCCGCGTCCACGTGCAGTTGCCCCAGCCGCAGGTTCCCCTGCAAGCACGCGCTCGGTCTGCTGCTCCGGTGGACCGAGGGACCCGGCCCGGTCCCGTCCGGCGAGCCGCCGGACTGGGCGGCGGGCTGGCTGGCGAAGCGGCGGAAGAGGGCGGCGGGCGGGGGGAGCGGCCCGGCCGACCCCGAGGCGGCCCGGCGTCGGGCGGAGCGGCGGGCGCGCCGCGTCGCGACGGGCGCGCGGGAGCTGGAGCACCGGCTGACGGACCTGCTGGAGGGCGGCCTGGCCGACGCCGACCAGGCGGGGTACGCGTCGTGGGACGAGATGGCGGCCCGCATGGTGGACGCCCAGGCACCCGGGCTCGCCGCGCGCGTCCGGGAGCTGGCCGGGGTGCCCGCCTCCGGCCCCGGCTGGCCGGGTCGGCTGCTGGCCGAGTGTGCCCTGCTGCACCTGCTGTGCCGGGCCGCGCTCGGGCTGGACGGGCTGCCCGCCCCGCTGGCGGCGACCGTGCGGGCGCGGCTGGGCCTCACCACGGAGGCGGCGGCCCTCCTCGCGGACCGGGCGGCGGTCACGGAGGACGACTGGCTGGTGCTGGGCCGCTGGGACGGCGAGGAGGGCCGGCTCGCGGTGCGTCGCTTCTGGCTGCTCGGCCGGGGTTCCGGTCGGCTCGCGCTGCTGCTCTCCTTCGGAGCGGCCGGGCGGGCGCCGGAGCTGCAGCTCCCGGTGGGCCGGGTCCTGACGGCCGGGCTGGCGTTCCACCCGGCGGGTGTCCCGCTGCGCGCGGTCCTGGGCGAGCGGCGGGGGGAGCCGGCCCCCGGGGGCGTCCCGGCGGGGGTGGGGGTGGCGGCGGCGCTGGCCGCCTACGGCACACGGCTGGCCGACGACCCGTGGCTGGAGGCGTGGCCGGTGGTGCTGGCGGGGGTGGTGCCGGTCCCGGGGTCCGACGACGCGTCCTGGCGGCTCGCCGACCACGACGGGGAGGCGGCGCTGCCGCTGACGCCCACCGGCCGACCGGGGCTGTGGCGGCTCGTCGCCGTGTCGGGCGGCGGACCGGTCACGGTGTTCGGGGAGTGCGGGCCGAGGGGGTTCACCCCGCACACGGTCTGGTCCGAGGGGGAGGCGATACCGCTGTGA